In a single window of the Gossypium hirsutum isolate 1008001.06 chromosome A13, Gossypium_hirsutum_v2.1, whole genome shotgun sequence genome:
- the LOC107894888 gene encoding uncharacterized protein isoform X2, with product MISMENKGFNVILMVLFLGLCCLLISCATVPAIRNLNSDKELLLSSARNLLAQDVKKSSEAEEMFEEYLGHKFNEERMLIETTDYPPPGPDPKHDPHAPPPPQS from the exons ATGATTAGCATGGAGAACAAAGGTTTTAATGTTATACTTATGGTACTTTTTCTGGGTTTATGTTGTCTTCTGATTTCTTGTGCTACTGTTCCTGCTATAA gaAATCTCAACTCAGATAAGGAACTACTCCTTTCTTCCGCCCGAAATTTACTTGCTCAG GATGTGAAAAAATCAAGTGAAGCTGAGGAAATGTTTGAGGAATATTTAGGACATAAATTCAATGAAGAAAGGATGCTAATAGAAACAACAGATTATCCACCACCTGGTCCCGACCCCAAGCATGATCCCCATGCTCCTCCTCCTCCCCAatcatga
- the LOC107894888 gene encoding uncharacterized protein isoform X1, with protein sequence MISMENKGFNVILMVLFLGLCCLLISCATVPAISKGNLNSDKELLLSSARNLLAQDVKKSSEAEEMFEEYLGHKFNEERMLIETTDYPPPGPDPKHDPHAPPPPQS encoded by the exons ATGATTAGCATGGAGAACAAAGGTTTTAATGTTATACTTATGGTACTTTTTCTGGGTTTATGTTGTCTTCTGATTTCTTGTGCTACTGTTCCTGCTATAAGTAAGg gaAATCTCAACTCAGATAAGGAACTACTCCTTTCTTCCGCCCGAAATTTACTTGCTCAG GATGTGAAAAAATCAAGTGAAGCTGAGGAAATGTTTGAGGAATATTTAGGACATAAATTCAATGAAGAAAGGATGCTAATAGAAACAACAGATTATCCACCACCTGGTCCCGACCCCAAGCATGATCCCCATGCTCCTCCTCCTCCCCAatcatga